The following proteins come from a genomic window of Limnohabitans sp. 103DPR2:
- the pyrE gene encoding orotate phosphoribosyltransferase translates to MVTGHTPPTDTAALAQEFVQFSVDAGVLRFGEFKTKAGRMSPYFFNAGLFDDGAKLGKLAQFYAKALVASEIEFDMIFGPAYKGIPLGAAVSIELARLGKNVPFAYNRKEAKDHGEGGTLVGAPLKGRVLIVDDVMSAGTAARESIELIKKAGATAHAIAIALDRQEMATEVQADGSVKAVPHSAVQYVRNTLGMDVCCIAQLSDLLAYLSTQSGNEMGQHLPKVQAYRDRYGV, encoded by the coding sequence ATGGTGACTGGACACACACCCCCAACCGACACAGCGGCCTTGGCGCAAGAGTTTGTTCAATTTTCCGTCGATGCTGGCGTGCTGAGATTTGGTGAGTTCAAAACCAAAGCCGGCCGCATGAGCCCTTATTTCTTCAACGCAGGCTTGTTTGACGATGGCGCCAAACTCGGAAAACTCGCTCAATTCTATGCAAAAGCTTTGGTTGCCAGCGAGATCGAATTCGACATGATTTTTGGACCCGCTTACAAAGGCATTCCTTTGGGTGCGGCTGTGTCGATTGAATTGGCGCGCTTGGGCAAAAACGTGCCTTTTGCGTACAACCGCAAAGAAGCCAAAGACCACGGCGAAGGGGGCACCTTGGTGGGCGCCCCCCTCAAAGGCCGCGTGTTGATTGTGGACGACGTGATGAGCGCAGGCACTGCTGCGCGCGAGTCGATTGAGCTGATCAAAAAAGCCGGCGCCACTGCGCACGCCATCGCCATTGCTTTGGACCGACAAGAAATGGCCACCGAAGTTCAAGCCGATGGTTCGGTGAAAGCTGTGCCACACAGCGCCGTGCAATATGTGCGCAACACCTTGGGCATGGATGTGTGCTGCATTGCGCAGTTGTCCGACTTGCTCGCTTATTTGTCGACACAAAGCGGTAACGAGATGGGCCAGCACCTGCCCAAGGTACAAGCCTATCGCGATCGTTACGGCGTTTAA
- the mrdA gene encoding penicillin-binding protein 2 yields MALHLPSLSELRNTEFEIFKFQTRVMVLQGVVLLCFALLGIRLFYLQVIRHEDLLEQAENNRTAILPTVPNRGTIMDRNGVVLANNYSAYTLEITPSRVKDLEATIDSLSEIIDIPLRDRRRFKRMREESKNFDSLPIRSRLTEEEVAKFSAQHYRFPGVEIKARLFRNYPYGHLASHVVGYIGRINQKEKEQIEESDDEGNYRGTQYIGKLGVEQRYERELHGITGVQEVETSAGGKAVRRLASRPATPGQNVVLSLDIKLQKMVEDLFGDRRGALVAMDPRTGEVLAFVSKPTFDPNLFVDGIDSESWKALSESIDKPLLNRAIRGTYPPGSTYKPFMALAALETGKRSASEIINDQGSWNYGGHTFRSHGDTGLGPVDMVRSIVLSSNVYYYSLANTMGVDAIHDFMKPLGFGQITGIDLPGEVRGVLPSTQWKKNTYKKAEQQRWYGGETISLGIGQGYNAFTMLQLATATATLANGGVVRKPRLVMATQDPIARVDRSVAGEAPLNLGFKPENVAVVKQGLIGVAKEGTSARVFAGTPYQSAGKTGTAQAVTIGQKDKYNASKLEEHQRDHALYMAFAPADEPQIALAIVVENAGFGAAQAAPIARRVFDYWLLGDYPSIEDIEASQKGLAASPVGVRRRKEDILLTPSEGVVGVMGNR; encoded by the coding sequence ATGGCGCTGCACCTGCCCTCGTTAAGCGAGTTGCGCAACACCGAGTTTGAGATTTTCAAATTTCAAACGCGCGTGATGGTGCTGCAAGGCGTGGTGCTTTTGTGTTTTGCTTTGTTGGGCATCCGCCTGTTTTATTTGCAAGTCATTCGGCACGAAGACTTGTTAGAGCAAGCAGAAAACAATCGCACCGCCATCTTGCCCACAGTGCCCAATCGCGGCACGATCATGGACCGCAATGGCGTTGTGTTGGCCAACAACTACTCGGCCTACACACTCGAAATCACACCTTCACGCGTGAAGGACCTCGAAGCCACCATCGACAGTTTGTCTGAAATCATCGACATCCCACTGCGCGATCGTCGTCGCTTCAAACGCATGCGAGAAGAGTCTAAGAACTTTGACTCACTGCCCATTCGTTCACGTCTCACAGAAGAAGAAGTGGCCAAGTTCTCTGCGCAGCATTACCGCTTTCCGGGTGTTGAAATCAAAGCGCGTTTGTTCCGCAACTACCCCTATGGTCATTTGGCCAGCCACGTGGTGGGCTACATCGGCCGCATCAACCAAAAAGAAAAAGAACAAATTGAAGAGAGCGATGACGAAGGCAACTACCGCGGTACCCAATACATCGGCAAGTTAGGCGTAGAACAACGCTACGAGCGAGAACTGCATGGCATCACCGGTGTGCAAGAAGTCGAAACCTCGGCAGGCGGCAAAGCCGTGCGGCGACTGGCCAGCAGACCCGCCACGCCTGGCCAAAACGTGGTGCTGTCACTCGACATCAAATTGCAAAAGATGGTGGAAGACTTGTTCGGCGATCGTCGCGGTGCTTTGGTGGCCATGGACCCACGCACCGGCGAAGTTTTAGCCTTCGTCAGCAAGCCCACCTTCGATCCCAATTTATTTGTCGATGGCATCGACAGTGAAAGCTGGAAAGCCTTGAGTGAGTCGATCGACAAGCCTCTGCTGAACCGGGCCATTCGCGGCACTTACCCACCGGGGTCCACCTACAAACCCTTCATGGCCTTAGCGGCACTCGAAACAGGCAAACGCAGCGCCAGCGAAATCATCAACGACCAAGGCTCGTGGAACTACGGCGGTCACACCTTTCGAAGCCACGGCGATACAGGCCTTGGGCCTGTTGACATGGTTCGCTCCATTGTGTTGTCCAGCAATGTGTACTACTACTCATTGGCCAATACCATGGGCGTGGATGCCATTCACGACTTCATGAAGCCTTTGGGTTTTGGTCAAATCACAGGCATCGATTTACCAGGTGAAGTGCGCGGCGTCTTGCCAAGCACCCAATGGAAAAAGAACACCTACAAGAAAGCCGAGCAACAACGTTGGTACGGCGGTGAAACCATCTCCCTGGGCATTGGCCAAGGTTACAACGCCTTCACCATGCTGCAATTGGCCACGGCAACGGCCACCTTGGCCAATGGCGGGGTGGTGCGCAAACCTCGCTTGGTCATGGCCACACAAGACCCCATTGCACGTGTAGACCGAAGTGTGGCCGGTGAGGCGCCTCTCAACTTAGGCTTCAAGCCTGAGAATGTGGCTGTGGTGAAACAGGGTTTGATTGGCGTGGCCAAAGAAGGCACCTCTGCCAGAGTGTTTGCGGGCACACCCTACCAAAGTGCGGGCAAAACCGGCACCGCACAAGCCGTCACCATTGGCCAAAAAGACAAGTACAACGCCAGCAAATTGGAAGAGCATCAGCGTGACCACGCCTTGTACATGGCCTTTGCACCAGCTGATGAACCGCAAATTGCCTTGGCCATTGTGGTGGAAAACGCCGGCTTTGGTGCTGCCCAAGCCGCGCCCATTGCCAGACGTGTTTTTGACTATTGGCTATTAGGCGACTACCCCAGCATCGAAGACATTGAAGCCTCGCAAAAAGGTTTGGCCGCATCACCTGTGGGCGTGCGCAGGCGAAAAGAAGACATCTTGTTGACACCCAGTGAAGGGGTGGTCGGCGTGATGGGCAACCGATAA
- a CDS encoding YheT family hydrolase, which yields MQYASPWWLPGGHLQTIWPALYSRRYAHAPAVWRRERWTTPDQDFVDVDFCESARADVAKPLLVLFHGLEGSSGSHYAQAFADWAQHHQCDLAVPHFRGCSGSLNLGPRAYHSGDHEEIDFFLRKFKQQADMNQRPGVLAAGVSLGGNALMRWAGEQGQSAQSVVKAVASICAPLDLTASGKAIGEGFNRQVYTRMFLRTMKPKAIAKLKQHPGLFDPQKLLASKDLYEFDNVFTAPLHGFQNTDDYWLKASALPVMSHIAVPALALNAVNDPFVPAYSLPTRQKVSTYVELWQPQHGGHVGFAKGSLPGHLKAMPQAVGAWLLQHLK from the coding sequence ATGCAATACGCATCACCGTGGTGGCTGCCTGGCGGCCATTTGCAAACCATTTGGCCGGCGCTCTATTCACGCCGTTATGCGCATGCACCTGCAGTCTGGCGCCGCGAAAGATGGACCACCCCCGACCAAGATTTTGTGGATGTGGATTTTTGTGAATCTGCAAGGGCAGATGTGGCCAAACCTTTGCTGGTTTTGTTTCATGGCCTAGAAGGATCATCTGGCAGTCACTACGCGCAAGCGTTTGCTGATTGGGCGCAACACCACCAATGCGACTTGGCTGTGCCTCACTTCAGGGGATGCAGTGGCAGCTTGAACTTGGGCCCACGAGCCTATCATTCTGGCGATCACGAAGAGATCGATTTTTTCTTGCGAAAGTTCAAGCAACAAGCTGACATGAATCAGCGACCTGGCGTACTTGCGGCGGGTGTGTCCTTGGGAGGCAATGCATTGATGCGATGGGCGGGTGAACAAGGACAAAGCGCGCAATCTGTGGTGAAAGCCGTTGCGTCCATTTGCGCCCCCTTGGATTTAACGGCCAGTGGCAAAGCCATCGGCGAAGGTTTCAATCGACAGGTTTACACGCGCATGTTTCTGCGCACCATGAAACCCAAAGCCATAGCCAAATTGAAACAACACCCAGGCTTGTTTGATCCCCAAAAGTTGTTAGCGTCCAAAGATTTGTATGAGTTCGACAATGTGTTCACGGCGCCATTGCATGGCTTTCAGAACACCGACGATTACTGGCTCAAAGCTTCTGCATTGCCCGTGATGTCGCACATTGCAGTACCGGCTTTGGCATTGAATGCAGTGAACGATCCCTTCGTGCCTGCATACAGTTTGCCGACACGACAGAAAGTCAGTACTTACGTAGAATTGTGGCAACCTCAACATGGCGGTCATGTTGGATTTGCAAAGGGGTCTCTGCCCGGCCATTTGAAGGCCATGCCGCAAGCGGTGGGTGCGTGGCTGTTGCAGCATTTGAAATGA
- a CDS encoding rod shape-determining protein — protein MFSSFRRYFSTDLAIDLGTANTLIFVRDKGIVLDEPSVVAIRHEGGPQGKKVLQAVGHEAKSMLGKVPGNIEAIRPMKDGVIADFTVTEQMLKQFIRMVHPRSTFRPSPRIIICVPCGSTQVERRAIRESALGAGASEVYLIEEPMAAAIGAGLPVSEASGSMVVDIGGGTTEVGVISLGGMVYKGSVRVGGDKFDEAIINYIRRNYGMLIGEPTAEAIKKSIGSAFPGSEVREMEVKGRNLSEGVPRSFTISSNEILEALTDPLNNIVSAVKTALEQTPPELGADISDRGMMLTGGGALLRDLDRLLSEETGLPVLVAEDPLTCVARGCGMALERMDRLGSIFTSE, from the coding sequence ATGTTCAGCTCGTTCCGCCGTTATTTTTCTACCGATTTGGCCATTGACCTGGGTACGGCCAACACCCTCATTTTTGTTCGCGACAAAGGCATCGTTTTGGACGAGCCCTCAGTGGTCGCCATTCGCCACGAAGGCGGCCCCCAAGGCAAGAAGGTTTTGCAGGCTGTCGGCCACGAAGCCAAGTCCATGTTGGGCAAGGTGCCGGGCAACATTGAAGCCATTCGTCCCATGAAGGACGGCGTGATTGCCGACTTCACGGTCACCGAGCAAATGCTCAAGCAGTTCATCCGCATGGTGCACCCCCGCAGCACCTTCCGCCCCAGCCCCCGCATCATCATTTGCGTGCCCTGCGGTTCTACCCAAGTGGAGCGCCGTGCCATTCGCGAATCGGCTTTGGGCGCCGGCGCCTCCGAGGTGTACCTCATTGAAGAACCCATGGCCGCTGCCATTGGCGCGGGCTTGCCCGTGTCTGAAGCCTCTGGCTCTATGGTGGTCGACATCGGCGGTGGCACCACCGAAGTGGGCGTGATTTCTTTGGGCGGCATGGTCTACAAAGGCAGCGTGCGCGTGGGTGGCGACAAGTTTGACGAAGCCATCATCAACTACATCCGCCGCAACTACGGCATGCTGATTGGCGAACCTACCGCTGAAGCCATCAAGAAAAGCATTGGCTCTGCCTTCCCAGGCAGCGAAGTGCGCGAAATGGAAGTCAAAGGCCGCAACCTGTCTGAAGGCGTGCCCCGCAGCTTCACCATCAGCAGCAACGAAATTTTGGAAGCACTGACCGATCCGCTGAACAACATTGTGTCAGCCGTCAAAACAGCGCTCGAGCAAACCCCTCCTGAGCTGGGCGCCGACATTTCTGATCGCGGCATGATGCTCACCGGTGGTGGTGCGTTGCTGCGCGACCTCGATCGCTTGCTGTCCGAAGAAACTGGCTTGCCCGTCTTGGTGGCAGAAGATCCCCTCACTTGCGTGGCCCGCGGTTGCGGCATGGCCCTCGAACGCATGGACCGTCTGGGCAGCATCTTCACCAGTGAATAA
- the gatC gene encoding Asp-tRNA(Asn)/Glu-tRNA(Gln) amidotransferase subunit GatC — MSLTAQDIDRIANLARLELPPEEGQRMLDQINGFFTIVEAMRAVDTTGVQPLPHPIATIQEVALRLRDDVASEPNQREANQQSAPAVERGLFLVPKVIE, encoded by the coding sequence ATGTCATTGACTGCCCAAGATATTGACCGCATTGCCAATTTGGCCCGGTTAGAGCTGCCACCCGAGGAGGGCCAACGCATGTTGGACCAAATCAACGGCTTTTTCACCATCGTGGAAGCCATGCGTGCGGTCGACACCACCGGTGTTCAACCCTTGCCACACCCCATTGCCACCATCCAAGAGGTGGCCTTGCGCCTGCGGGACGACGTGGCCAGTGAGCCCAATCAGCGAGAGGCCAACCAACAAAGCGCCCCCGCTGTCGAGCGCGGTTTGTTTTTGGTTCCCAAAGTGATCGAGTAA
- a CDS encoding DUF2946 family protein, which yields MDDLVKQAMAKWPNVPDCYGWLGLDERGHWYLRDDAAQASGSFQSGAKGAKGSLLRHEKLIEFIHRNYAPDAQGAWFFQNGPQRVYVELALTPLVWRLSDDFQLMAQTGQTAQVQACYTDEEGRVYFNTSMGFGLLHTLDVGKAAEGLEQGLWQLETTDAANLQTTFAFRISPATDKKKPL from the coding sequence ATGGATGACTTAGTCAAACAAGCCATGGCCAAATGGCCCAATGTGCCAGATTGCTATGGCTGGTTGGGGCTGGACGAGCGAGGTCATTGGTACCTTCGAGACGATGCGGCACAAGCCAGTGGCAGTTTTCAAAGTGGTGCAAAAGGGGCCAAGGGCTCACTGCTTCGGCACGAGAAGTTGATTGAATTCATCCATCGAAATTACGCACCCGATGCGCAAGGTGCTTGGTTTTTCCAGAATGGCCCTCAACGAGTTTACGTCGAGTTGGCTTTGACGCCTTTGGTTTGGCGTTTGTCAGATGACTTTCAATTGATGGCCCAAACAGGTCAAACGGCGCAGGTTCAGGCTTGCTATACGGACGAAGAAGGCCGCGTGTACTTCAACACGTCGATGGGCTTTGGCCTGCTTCATACCTTGGACGTGGGCAAAGCCGCAGAGGGCCTTGAGCAAGGCTTGTGGCAACTCGAGACAACAGACGCTGCCAACTTGCAAACGACGTTTGCTTTCAGAATCAGCCCAGCAACAGACAAGAAAAAACCGCTCTGA
- the gatB gene encoding Asp-tRNA(Asn)/Glu-tRNA(Gln) amidotransferase subunit GatB gives MSTKQKTLLVQGYEVVIGFETHAQLSTQSKIFSRAPIAFGAEPNTQACAVDLALPGTLPVMNKGAVARAIEFGLAVGSHIAEESIFARKNYFYPDLPKGYQISQFEIPVVQGGEVSFFVGDEKKTVRLVRAHLEEDAGKSLHEDFIGQSGIDLNRAGTPLLEIVTEPDIRSSEEAVAYAKELHKIVTWIGICDGNMQEGSFRCDANVSVRKPGAPLGTRREIKNLNSFKFMQQAIDFEVRWQIEQIEDGFEIQQATVLFDPDTGETRAMRTKEDAADYRYFPDPDLPPLVIGRDWVARVQSEMTELPRVMAARFVADYGLPEYDATTLTQSKAMAAYFEAAAKACGQAKLVSNWVMGEVSRRLNASEVGIEQAPVSAAQLAAMIGRIADSTISNSAAKQVFDALWTEGGEVDAIIEAKGLKQMNDTGALEAIIDEVLAANPKNVEEFKAGNSKALNGLVGPIMKASKGKANPAQVNELLLKKLQA, from the coding sequence ATGAGCACGAAACAAAAAACGCTGTTGGTCCAAGGCTACGAAGTGGTCATTGGCTTTGAAACCCACGCCCAACTTTCGACACAAAGCAAAATTTTCAGCCGTGCGCCCATTGCGTTTGGTGCAGAGCCCAACACGCAAGCGTGTGCGGTGGACTTGGCCTTGCCTGGTACGCTGCCCGTTATGAACAAAGGCGCGGTGGCGCGTGCCATCGAATTTGGCTTGGCCGTTGGATCGCACATTGCAGAAGAAAGTATTTTTGCGCGCAAAAATTACTTCTACCCAGATTTGCCTAAGGGTTATCAAATCAGCCAATTTGAAATTCCCGTGGTGCAAGGCGGCGAGGTGTCGTTCTTTGTGGGCGATGAGAAAAAAACCGTTCGCTTGGTTCGCGCGCATTTGGAGGAAGACGCCGGCAAATCTTTGCACGAAGACTTCATTGGCCAGAGTGGCATTGACCTGAATCGCGCAGGTACACCTCTCTTGGAAATTGTGACCGAGCCCGACATTCGCTCTAGCGAAGAAGCGGTGGCCTATGCCAAAGAGCTGCACAAAATTGTGACCTGGATTGGCATTTGCGATGGCAACATGCAAGAGGGCAGTTTCCGTTGCGATGCCAACGTGTCGGTGCGCAAGCCTGGCGCCCCTTTAGGCACTCGCCGCGAAATTAAAAACTTGAACAGCTTCAAGTTCATGCAGCAAGCCATCGACTTTGAAGTGCGCTGGCAAATTGAGCAAATTGAAGACGGCTTTGAAATTCAACAAGCCACGGTGCTGTTCGATCCGGATACGGGCGAAACACGCGCCATGCGAACCAAAGAAGATGCGGCCGATTACCGTTACTTCCCCGATCCCGATCTGCCACCGCTGGTCATTGGCCGTGATTGGGTCGCGCGTGTTCAATCCGAGATGACAGAGCTGCCTCGTGTGATGGCGGCACGATTTGTGGCCGACTACGGTTTGCCAGAGTACGATGCCACCACGCTGACGCAAAGCAAAGCCATGGCGGCTTACTTTGAAGCTGCGGCCAAGGCTTGTGGACAAGCCAAGTTGGTCAGTAACTGGGTGATGGGTGAAGTGTCACGTCGCTTGAATGCCAGCGAAGTGGGCATTGAGCAAGCGCCTGTGAGCGCGGCGCAACTGGCCGCCATGATTGGCCGCATTGCCGACAGCACCATCAGCAACAGTGCTGCGAAGCAAGTGTTTGATGCATTGTGGACTGAGGGCGGCGAAGTGGACGCCATCATCGAGGCCAAAGGCCTGAAGCAGATGAACGACACCGGCGCCTTGGAAGCCATCATTGACGAAGTGCTTGCGGCTAATCCGAAGAATGTTGAAGAGTTCAAAGCGGGCAACAGCAAAGCCTTGAATGGTTTGGTCGGCCCCATCATGAAGGCCAGCAAAGGCAAGGCCAACCCAGCTCAAGTGAATGAGCTTTTGTTGAAGAAGCTACAGGCTTAA
- a CDS encoding c-type cytochrome, whose protein sequence is MSTNSHDSHSGNSKISKSDLWLIIACAAIIIFAYFDLSKTTVTYSNAERDVAERIQKVGAVQFRDAAKAARPGEDVYKAQCSACHASGAAGAPKFGDVAAWAPRIKNTFESLVNSALKGKGAMSAQAGGEFSDLEIARAVAYMASQAGGKFKEPEAPAPAAEEKK, encoded by the coding sequence ATGAGCACGAACAGTCACGACAGCCATTCCGGCAATTCCAAAATCTCTAAATCAGACCTTTGGTTGATCATTGCCTGCGCTGCAATCATCATCTTTGCTTATTTCGACCTCAGCAAAACCACTGTGACCTACAGCAATGCCGAACGCGACGTCGCCGAGCGGATTCAAAAAGTGGGCGCCGTTCAATTCCGTGATGCAGCCAAAGCCGCTCGTCCTGGCGAAGATGTCTACAAAGCTCAGTGCTCCGCTTGTCATGCTTCAGGCGCGGCAGGTGCACCTAAATTTGGCGATGTGGCCGCTTGGGCTCCTCGCATCAAAAACACCTTCGAGTCTTTGGTGAATTCCGCACTCAAAGGCAAAGGTGCCATGAGCGCACAAGCTGGCGGCGAATTCAGCGACTTGGAAATTGCACGTGCTGTGGCCTACATGGCTTCACAAGCTGGCGGCAAATTCAAAGAGCCAGAAGCACCGGCACCTGCTGCTGAAGAAAAGAAGTAA
- the mreC gene encoding rod shape-determining protein MreC, whose translation MALESLDRSPPPFFRVGFAPLTKLIFFGALSVVLMFGDKQLQFTKPIRAGLATLVLPVQWLVLQPGQALSSVSKHFESLDDAQQKLKLAQSQVLLQSLRAQQVEQLQLENQNLRQLMGLQSSVATPSQVAEVLFDVPDPYNQRIVIDKGQLKDVALGSPVVDTGGVVGQVTRVYPLSAEVTLLTDRDQSIPVLNSRTGARNIASGDILGGIPQIELKFVPAGADVKEGDLLTTSGIDGVYPAGLQVARISHIERRVDISFARIHAKPLADMKGRHVLILQPIGAQAATKGKTP comes from the coding sequence ATGGCGCTGGAGTCTCTTGACCGCAGCCCCCCACCTTTCTTCAGGGTGGGGTTCGCGCCCCTGACCAAACTGATTTTTTTCGGCGCCTTGTCTGTGGTGCTGATGTTTGGCGACAAACAACTTCAATTCACCAAACCCATTCGCGCCGGCCTTGCCACCTTGGTCCTGCCCGTTCAGTGGTTGGTGCTGCAACCTGGGCAAGCCTTGTCATCTGTCAGCAAGCACTTTGAAAGCTTGGACGATGCGCAACAAAAATTGAAGCTGGCCCAGTCGCAAGTCTTGCTGCAATCTTTGCGTGCCCAACAAGTTGAGCAGTTGCAACTTGAAAACCAAAACCTTCGTCAGCTGATGGGACTCCAAAGCAGTGTGGCCACACCCTCGCAAGTGGCTGAAGTTTTGTTTGATGTGCCCGACCCCTACAACCAACGCATCGTGATTGACAAAGGGCAACTCAAAGATGTGGCGCTAGGTTCTCCCGTCGTCGACACCGGAGGCGTTGTGGGTCAGGTCACTCGCGTGTACCCCTTGTCTGCCGAAGTGACTTTGCTCACAGACCGCGATCAAAGCATCCCTGTGCTCAACAGCCGAACAGGTGCACGCAACATTGCCAGCGGCGATATCTTGGGCGGCATTCCACAAATCGAACTTAAATTTGTGCCTGCCGGGGCTGACGTCAAAGAAGGCGACTTGCTCACCACCAGCGGCATCGATGGCGTGTACCCAGCCGGCCTGCAAGTGGCTCGCATCTCGCACATCGAAAGGCGCGTTGACATCTCTTTCGCACGCATTCATGCCAAGCCTTTGGCTGACATGAAAGGTCGGCATGTGCTGATCTTGCAACCCATTGGCGCTCAGGCAGCGACAAAAGGCAAAACACCATGA
- the mreD gene encoding rod shape-determining protein MreD, translating into MIMSRREALLLPVSPWFIGLSLLVCLVLNMLLGLTQAIWLPDLLAVCIFFWGIHQPRRVGIGIAFCLGLWTDVQQSSLMGQHALTYAILSYCAFTLHRRLLWFPIKEQMIQIIPFLFLAEATGWVIRLTTGNDFPGWPLLLSPILETLLWPAANFILLAPQRRAHDPDANRPI; encoded by the coding sequence ATGATCATGTCGCGTCGTGAGGCCCTGTTGTTGCCCGTCAGTCCTTGGTTCATTGGCCTCAGTCTGTTGGTCTGTTTGGTGTTGAACATGCTGTTGGGTTTGACACAAGCCATTTGGTTGCCAGACCTGTTGGCAGTCTGCATCTTCTTCTGGGGCATCCATCAACCTCGACGTGTTGGCATTGGCATTGCTTTTTGCTTGGGCCTTTGGACCGATGTGCAGCAGTCTTCCCTGATGGGGCAACATGCACTCACGTATGCCATCTTGAGTTACTGCGCTTTCACTTTGCATCGGCGACTTCTGTGGTTTCCCATCAAAGAACAAATGATCCAAATCATTCCTTTCCTTTTCTTGGCAGAAGCCACTGGATGGGTCATTCGCCTCACGACGGGGAATGATTTTCCAGGTTGGCCATTGCTGCTCTCGCCCATCTTGGAAACCTTGTTGTGGCCGGCAGCCAACTTTATTTTGCTGGCACCACAGCGTCGGGCGCACGATCCTGACGCCAATCGCCCGATCTAA
- the gatA gene encoding Asp-tRNA(Asn)/Glu-tRNA(Gln) amidotransferase subunit GatA encodes MTTLHDLTVAALAADLRAKKVSAAELAQHFLARSQADTSGSFLSLNAEATLAQAKVADAQLAAGTAGPLAGVPMAHKDIFVTTDFPTTAGSKMLEGYRSPFDATVVRKLGVQEGGAGMVNVGKLNCDEFAMGSSNENSAYKSVTNPWDTKRVPGGSSGGSAAAVAARLVPAATGTDTGGSIRQPSSFCGITGIKPTYGRASRYGMIAYASSLDQAGPMARTAEDCALMLSAMCGPDLDRDSTSLDVPAENFARDLNASIDGLRIGIPKEFFGEGLGPGVRAAVDAALKEYEKLGAKLVPISLPRTELSIPVYYIIAPAEASSNLSRFDGVKFGHRTKDYTDLVSMYKRSRAEGFGEEVKRRIMTGAYVLSHGYYDAYYLQAQKIRRMIADDFQQAFKVCDVIAGPVAPTVAWKLGEKADDPVANYLADIFTLPASLAGLPGMSVPAGFGEEGMPVGLQLIGNYFKEAQLLNAAHRLQQATDFHLRQPGGAK; translated from the coding sequence ATGACCACATTGCATGATTTAACCGTTGCCGCCCTGGCCGCCGACCTTCGCGCTAAAAAAGTCAGCGCCGCCGAGCTTGCGCAGCACTTTCTGGCGCGCAGCCAAGCCGATACTTCGGGTTCTTTTTTAAGCCTCAATGCAGAAGCCACGCTGGCGCAAGCCAAAGTGGCGGACGCTCAATTGGCTGCTGGAACAGCCGGCCCTTTGGCCGGTGTGCCTATGGCGCACAAAGACATTTTTGTCACCACCGACTTCCCCACCACGGCCGGCTCCAAGATGCTGGAGGGCTATCGCTCGCCGTTTGACGCCACCGTGGTGCGTAAATTGGGCGTGCAAGAAGGCGGCGCCGGCATGGTGAATGTGGGCAAGCTCAATTGCGATGAATTCGCCATGGGTTCGTCCAATGAGAACTCAGCTTACAAATCCGTCACCAATCCTTGGGACACAAAGCGTGTACCCGGCGGATCGTCGGGTGGCAGTGCGGCAGCAGTGGCGGCGCGCTTGGTGCCTGCTGCAACGGGCACTGACACCGGGGGTTCAATTCGCCAACCCTCTAGCTTTTGCGGTATCACGGGCATCAAGCCCACTTACGGCCGCGCATCACGTTACGGCATGATTGCCTATGCGTCGAGCTTGGACCAAGCTGGCCCTATGGCGCGTACGGCAGAAGACTGCGCATTGATGTTGTCTGCCATGTGCGGCCCCGACTTAGACCGCGACTCCACATCCTTGGATGTGCCCGCAGAAAACTTTGCGCGCGATTTGAATGCCTCCATCGATGGCTTGCGCATTGGCATTCCCAAAGAATTTTTTGGTGAAGGTTTGGGGCCTGGCGTTCGCGCAGCAGTCGACGCTGCGTTGAAAGAATACGAAAAGCTGGGCGCCAAGTTGGTTCCGATCAGCTTGCCTCGCACAGAACTTTCTATTCCTGTGTACTACATCATTGCGCCTGCTGAGGCGTCGAGCAATTTGAGTCGTTTTGATGGCGTGAAGTTTGGCCATCGCACCAAGGACTACACCGACCTCGTGTCGATGTACAAGCGCTCGCGTGCTGAAGGTTTTGGCGAAGAAGTGAAGCGTCGCATCATGACCGGCGCGTATGTGTTGTCGCACGGCTACTACGATGCGTACTATCTGCAAGCGCAAAAAATTCGCCGCATGATTGCCGATGACTTTCAGCAAGCTTTCAAAGTTTGCGACGTCATTGCGGGTCCTGTCGCACCCACAGTAGCTTGGAAGTTGGGTGAAAAAGCCGACGATCCTGTGGCCAATTATTTGGCCGACATCTTTACCTTGCCAGCATCGCTGGCAGGCTTGCCTGGCATGAGCGTGCCAGCAGGATTTGGCGAAGAGGGCATGCCTGTGGGCTTGCAACTGATTGGCAATTATTTCAAAGAAGCACAGTTGCTCAATGCCGCACACCGTTTGCAGCAGGCCACTGACTTTCACCTCCGTCAACCAGGAGGCGCAAAATGA